A single genomic interval of candidate division WOR-3 bacterium harbors:
- a CDS encoding (2Fe-2S)-binding protein has product MSSKKRSGFRVVCRCEEVTEDEVRAVIRNGYHSLEEIKRILRTGMGHCGGRGCLKVIARLIEEETGIPIALQKFPSSRPPLKPIPLGQLGSYRNEQEER; this is encoded by the coding sequence ATGAGTTCGAAAAAACGGTCCGGTTTCAGGGTTGTCTGTCGGTGTGAGGAGGTTACCGAAGATGAGGTTCGAGCGGTGATTCGTAATGGGTACCATTCACTAGAAGAGATAAAGAGGATTTTACGAACCGGGATGGGTCATTGCGGCGGCAGAGGGTGTTTGAAGGTTATCGCCCGCTTGATTGAAGAGGAGACCGGAATTCCGATTGCTCTTCAGAAGTTTCCCAGTTCGCGCCCTCCTTTGAAACCAATTCCATTAGGCCAACTTGGTTCATACAGGAATGAGCAAGAAGAGCGCTGA
- a CDS encoding FAD-binding oxidoreductase, whose product MSKKSADAIVIGGGIIGAATGYYLAKRGLKVFILERKFPCAGSTGRCIGGIRAQFTHDLTIRVMLKSIKMFQELHEELGTDVEWYAGGYLFLAFDEARKKSFEQAIEIQRRYGLKVDFISADDCGRIVPGLNREGLLGGAWCPTDGQANPFKVTYGYLEGVKRLNGQVFVNADVKKINLSGTRVVSVETANGDEFFSPIVLNAAGPWASEIGKLAGIEIPVKPDRHEALVTEAIERCLEPMLVDYRADGCYFVQHYGTGHFIGCYTPVPIVPGDSVDASDEFITEMPRRMVRLLPKLASVKVLRHWAGSYEMSPDGNPICGKTPVEGFYVSAGMSGHGFMFGPALGELMAELITTGESSIDLSEFRLDREWSKAEAMK is encoded by the coding sequence ATGAGCAAGAAGAGCGCTGATGCGATTGTAATTGGTGGTGGAATTATCGGTGCCGCCACCGGTTATTATCTTGCGAAGCGAGGGCTAAAAGTTTTCATTCTTGAGCGCAAGTTTCCCTGCGCCGGTTCAACAGGCCGGTGTATTGGTGGTATCAGGGCACAGTTTACCCACGATTTGACAATTCGGGTGATGCTGAAAAGTATTAAGATGTTTCAAGAACTGCATGAGGAGCTTGGGACCGATGTTGAGTGGTATGCAGGTGGGTATCTGTTTCTCGCCTTTGATGAAGCCCGTAAGAAATCATTTGAGCAAGCCATAGAAATACAAAGAAGATATGGGCTTAAAGTCGATTTCATTTCAGCTGATGATTGTGGTCGAATCGTCCCCGGATTGAATCGAGAAGGATTATTGGGTGGTGCCTGGTGTCCAACGGATGGACAGGCAAATCCATTTAAGGTTACCTATGGCTATCTTGAAGGGGTCAAACGCCTTAATGGCCAGGTTTTCGTTAATGCCGATGTGAAGAAGATTAATCTTTCTGGTACGCGGGTTGTTTCGGTGGAAACGGCGAATGGAGATGAGTTTTTCTCTCCCATTGTGTTGAACGCGGCTGGTCCATGGGCAAGTGAGATTGGCAAACTCGCCGGTATTGAGATTCCGGTGAAACCGGACCGGCATGAGGCGCTGGTTACTGAAGCGATTGAGCGGTGTTTAGAGCCGATGCTGGTTGATTACCGTGCGGACGGGTGTTACTTTGTTCAGCACTACGGAACCGGCCACTTTATTGGTTGTTATACCCCGGTGCCGATTGTTCCGGGAGATAGTGTCGATGCCTCTGATGAGTTCATCACCGAAATGCCACGGCGGATGGTACGGCTCCTTCCCAAACTCGCATCAGTAAAAGTGCTCCGGCATTGGGCAGGTTCTTATGAGATGAGCCCGGATGGTAATCCAATCTGCGGGAAGACGCCGGTAGAGGGTTTTTATGTGTCAGCCGGGATGAGCGGGCACGGTTTTATGTTCGGTCCGGCACTTGGTGAGTTGATGGCAGAATTGATTACCACCGGCGAATCATCAATTGACCTTTCAGAGTTTCGGCTCGACCGGGAGTGGAGCAAAGCCGAAGCGATGAAATAA